The window GGTAAAGCCAGAAAATACCCATCTACTGGATAAGATTTTTCTATTAAATCCTCAACACTACGATTTGTTAAAGTCCCGAAGGGTTCTAAATAACCCACCGAACCTTGAGATTGGTAAGTTGCAATGCATTCTTGAGCATTTAAACCATCAGCGGCGTAGGCGTAGCCTTGTTTGTCTGCCGCTGTCACTAAAATCATTTCACGTTTTGGGGCGAGTACCTTGGCAGCAGCTTGCCCCAGTCCGCCAAAGCCCAGTACTCCTACGCGCATCGCTTTGGGGAGATGAGTAGAACCTGTCACTTGCTCTGCATTCATGGTCAACTTTGTAGACTTAAATAAACGTAAGTTCTGGTGAACCTCTCCCACCCAACCTCCCTCTCGTACAAGGAGAGGGAGGAGCACAAGTAAAAATCAGAGTTTTAAGCCTCTCCCTTTGTAGGGGAGAGGTTTGGAGAGGGGTCAAATCAGGATACATCGAACTCACGTTAAATAACAGCTTATCCTACCCTTAAACGGTCAGCAGTCCTGAGTTCTGAGTTCCGATTTCTTTCTACTCAGCAATGTTTTACTGATAGTTTTATCGCTTAAATTTGAGAATAATGATAAAGTTTTTCAATAATTCTCACGATTTCTCCGCCTCTTGCTAGCGCTGCTGCTCGTTTCTAGGCGTTATGCCATTTAAATTGTCAGTTGAATTTTTAGCTTGACTAAATTGATAAGGTTAAGGGACACTAACAAATATCAGAAGTAGTGACCTATACAAATAATAAGTTTTGTAAACTTTATGAGATATATATTTTGAGAGATGGAACATTAGTTAACAAATGGCAAATTTGTAGCTAAGAGAAAACGCTGTAGCCAAGGGCTATTTTTGTAGTCATTTGCTATGGCAGTACTGTCCAAGCTTAGTATTTTGGTTGGCGAAGAGCATGGAGACTTTAGAGTTCATAATTTATCCAGATGGTCGGGTACAAGAAAAAGTCACTGGCATTGTGGGTGCTTCGTGCGCTGAAGTCACAGCAGCGATAGAGGCACAGCTAGGACAAGTACTAACTCACGAGCCAACCTCAGAATACTTTGCTAGCAAGGTGCAGCAATCTGGTGTGGTGAATACGCAAACCACTTTCAGCGATTGGTAAGTTTTCAAGCATAGTTTAGTTACATTGATTTACAACCACCATGTCACACTTTAGCCAAATCAAGACTCAAATTCGTAACATTGATTCCTTGAAAGATGCTCTGACAGAATTAGGTATAGACTGGAAACAAGGTCCACGCGAAGTACGTGGTTATCGCGGTCAAACTCATGATGCCGAAGTCACCATTGAGCAGCAAAATGGTTACGATATCGGCTTTAAATGGAATGGCAAAGAATACGAACTGGTTGCTGACTTACAATATTGGCAGCAAAACCTGTCGGTTGAAGGTTTCTTGCGGCAAGTCACACAGCGATATGCATATCATACAGTAGTTAAAGAAACTGCTCGTGCTGGATTTCAAATTGCTGAACAACAAAAAAATGAAGATGGTTCCATCCGTCTACTTGTACAGCGCTGGAGTGCGTAATGTCTGATTTTTTGCCGTCGCCGGAACAAGAGGAAGACAACCGCTCAGGTTTTGAGCCAGAATTGGGCGGTTTTTTACGAGACGCGCCAGAACGCTCTGGTTTAGAGCCGGAATTGGGCGGTATATTGCGGCAAAAGGGTGTC of the Scytonema millei VB511283 genome contains:
- a CDS encoding DUF2997 domain-containing protein, whose amino-acid sequence is METLEFIIYPDGRVQEKVTGIVGASCAEVTAAIEAQLGQVLTHEPTSEYFASKVQQSGVVNTQTTFSDW
- a CDS encoding DUF1257 domain-containing protein codes for the protein MSHFSQIKTQIRNIDSLKDALTELGIDWKQGPREVRGYRGQTHDAEVTIEQQNGYDIGFKWNGKEYELVADLQYWQQNLSVEGFLRQVTQRYAYHTVVKETARAGFQIAEQQKNEDGSIRLLVQRWSA